One Mercurialis annua linkage group LG3, ddMerAnnu1.2, whole genome shotgun sequence DNA window includes the following coding sequences:
- the LOC126672213 gene encoding E3 ubiquitin-protein ligase SINA-like 10 — MSDNIVVSSLNMELMDCPICCEPLTTPIIQCENGHATCNSCSEKTQKCHSCTLPIRRMRNRILEDVADSLRVCCSFKNYGCPATVRYPDKINHEKFLMHKDFVKPFVFCRKFHVSVRLDDNFFILQEENIDIVFVLNNTTCSYENILTICCLGPLAAGCCPCEIEVNANSSHKFHSTTQNIQGTGNYYRSFSGFLLDSDHEFFADGLIKMEFCVYRAPELA, encoded by the exons ATGTCTGATAATATTGTTGTGTCTTCACTTAATATGGAACTCATGGATTGCCCAATATGCTGTGAACCCTTAACAACTCCAATTATTCAG TGTGAAAATGGGCATGCAACATGCAACTCATGCTCGGAGAAGACTCAGAAGTGCCATTCTTGCACCCTGCCTATCAGAAGAATGAGGAACCGGATTCTTGAAGATGTTGCTGACTCTTTGAGAGTTTGTTGCTCGTTCAAGAATTATGGATGCCCAGCAACTGTTAGGTACCCCGATAAGATCAACCACGAAAAGTTCT TGATGCATAAAGATTTTGTGAAGCCGTTTGTTTTTTGTCGTAAATTCCATGTCTCTGTTCGGCTGGATGATAATTTCTTTATTCTCCAAGAGGAAAACATAGACATTGTGTTTGTTCTGAACAACACAACGTGTTCTTATGAGAATATTCTTACAATCTGTTGTCTTGGACCGTTAGCAGCTGGATGCTGCCCCTGTGAAATTGAAGTGAATGCCAACTCAAGTCACAAGTTTCACAGTACTACCCAGAACATTCAAGGCACCGGCAATTACTATCGTTCTTTTTCAGGGTTCCTTCTTGATAGTGACCACGAATTTTTTGCTGACGGTTTGATCAAGATGGAGTTTTGTGTTTATCGCGCACCGGAGCTTGCTTAA
- the LOC126672215 gene encoding uncharacterized protein LOC126672215: protein MEEVEEVKRILDRYENFSGQKVNFTKSNIMLSRNVEGTIGAGLAGVFGVRVVVDQAKQRSNPSYVWRSILESQKVMRNGARIRIGGGKSTRVWQDPWLVDAGRIIVTDPIPILQRNALVSQLMVDESRAWDANLVRDIFFEEIAAAVLRVPLSIKNIPDRWFWLLEKKETLALKVVTDWFEVRKEAKWICSSVESVAHLFMDCGFAKDCWIQAGLGVVSVSGLNFSVWLKSWLKDLEEEDACLAAMVCWNIWIHRNNIVWSAKRGMVVEVLNNSGHQLVSWRRARASSHPAALCLLDKGDGRDSNGVVIHARAVNFLGNFDSRVAEIMGIREALSWVKVNQKVVI, encoded by the exons ATGGAGGAGGTAGAGGAAGTTAAAAGGATTCTTGATAGGTATGAGAATTTTTCAGGCCAGAAAGTGAATTTTACTAAGTCAAATATTATGCTTAGTAGAAATGTGGAGGGCACAATAGGGGCTGGTTTGGCAGGAGTTTTCGGTGTTAGAGTGGTAGTGGATCAAG CTAAACAAAGGTCTAATCCTAGTTATGTGTGGCGTAGTATTTTGGAGTCGCAAAAGGTTATGAGGAATGGAGCTAGAATTCGAATAGGTGGTGGTAAGAGCACTAGGGTTTGGCAAGACCCATGGCTAGTTGACGCGGGTAGAATTATTGTTACTGACCCTATTCCAATTTTACAAAGGAATGCTTTGGTTTCTCAGCTTATGGTGGATGAATCTAGAGCTTGGGATGCAAACTTGGTTAGGGATATATTTTTTGAAGAAATTGCTGCTGCTGTGTTGAGGGTCCCTCtgagtataaaaaatattccgGATCGCTGGTTTTGGCTACTAGAAAAAAAGGAAACTTTAGCGTTAAAAGTTGTTACAGATTGGTTCGAGGTGAGGAAGGAGGCGAAGTGGATATG TAGCTCAGTCGAATCAGTAGCTCACCTCTTCATGGATTGTGGTTTTGCGAAGGATTGTTGGATTCAAGCAGGTTTGGGAGTTGTGAGCGTATCGGGGCTGAACTTTTCTGTATGGTTGAAATCGTGGTTAAAGGATTTGGAGGAAGAAGATGCGTGTTTGGCTGCTATGGTCTGTTGGAACATATGGATTCATAGAAATAACATTGTTTGGTCAGCTAAGAGAGGAATGGTGGTAGAGGTGTTGAACAACTCTGGTCATCAGTTGGTGTCCTGGAGAAGAGCTCGGGCTAGCTCACACCCCGCTGCTCTTTGCTTGCTGGATAAAGGAGATGGCAG AGACAGTAATGGTGTTGTGATTCATGCTAGAGCAGTAAATTTTCTAGGTAATTTTGATTCTAGAGTGGCTGAAATTATGGGCATCAGGGAAGCTCTGAGTTGGGTTAAGGTGAATCAAAAGGTGGTGATTTAA